From Acidobacteriota bacterium, one genomic window encodes:
- a CDS encoding glycosyltransferase family 2 protein, whose amino-acid sequence MSEVTVLVPSYNHAPFVERTLRSIFAQTLRPKKLIVIDDGSKDESVAVIERVLADCHFDSELIVRENRGLCATLNEGFGLTESQFFAYISSDDIWLPEFLASRVALLEQRPKAVLAYGHAYLVDESDNVFDSTDKWGAYADGNALSMLLYPIIPTSASVVYRRSALEKCSWNEDSILEDYELYLRLTAVGEFALDPKMLSAWRIHGYNTSADFPLMMNEWLEAQRRTRVETGLTESELENAQTKLKFRCVADFIRNGHRRQGWTLFRQNLKGADSHAAALRMLFRFFVPGFVFAGKARAARFLSRQRIDPR is encoded by the coding sequence GTGTCCGAAGTAACCGTTCTCGTGCCGAGCTACAACCATGCGCCATTTGTCGAGCGAACACTTCGTTCGATCTTCGCGCAGACGTTGCGCCCGAAGAAACTGATTGTAATTGACGACGGTTCAAAAGACGAATCCGTCGCCGTCATCGAACGCGTCCTCGCCGACTGCCATTTCGATTCGGAATTGATTGTACGCGAGAACCGCGGACTCTGCGCCACATTGAACGAGGGCTTCGGCCTGACCGAAAGTCAGTTTTTCGCCTACATCAGTTCGGACGACATCTGGTTGCCTGAGTTTCTTGCCAGTCGCGTTGCGCTGCTCGAACAACGTCCAAAGGCCGTTCTCGCGTATGGCCACGCCTACCTCGTCGACGAATCGGACAATGTTTTTGACTCGACCGACAAATGGGGCGCTTACGCAGACGGCAATGCGCTTTCGATGCTTCTTTATCCGATCATTCCGACGAGCGCGAGCGTCGTTTACCGGCGTTCGGCGCTCGAAAAATGCAGTTGGAACGAGGATTCGATACTTGAAGATTACGAACTTTATCTGCGGCTGACCGCGGTCGGCGAGTTTGCGCTTGACCCAAAGATGCTGTCAGCCTGGCGCATTCACGGTTACAACACGAGCGCCGATTTCCCGCTGATGATGAACGAATGGCTTGAGGCGCAACGCCGGACGCGCGTCGAAACGGGATTGACCGAAAGCGAACTCGAGAACGCACAGACCAAACTCAAATTCCGATGCGTCGCCGATTTCATACGCAACGGGCATCGCCGCCAAGGCTGGACGCTTTTTCGGCAGAATCTGAAGGGTGCCGACTCTCACGCCGCCGCGCTGCGGATGTTGTTTAGGTTTTTCGTGCCGGGATTCGTATTTGCTGGGAAGGCGCGAGCGGCGCGCTTCCTATCGCGTCAGCGGATCGACCCGCGATAA
- a CDS encoding leucyl/phenylalanyl-tRNA--protein transferase → MSTIAFPNPRRHIFSEWVLIGDYYYNARDIIGFGGEMTVENLRTAYRSGIFPWHIEGVPLPWFCPERRAILEFENLRVSRSLRREYRKTEFTFSIDRSFREVVESCAATVRSDGAGTWITADFKLAFGELHRAGDAHSVEVWDGDELVGGLYGVDSGGVFCGESMFFKRSNASKFALLFLVEHLRSRGATWLDIQVMTPHFEAFGAKEIDRTEFLDKLEETCALKLELF, encoded by the coding sequence ATGTCCACGATCGCGTTTCCAAATCCGCGCCGGCACATATTCAGCGAATGGGTGCTGATCGGCGACTACTACTACAATGCCCGAGACATCATTGGTTTCGGGGGCGAAATGACGGTCGAGAATCTACGCACAGCGTATCGCAGCGGCATATTTCCATGGCATATCGAGGGCGTTCCGCTACCTTGGTTTTGTCCCGAACGACGAGCCATTCTCGAGTTTGAGAACTTGCGCGTTTCCCGGAGTCTGCGCCGTGAGTACCGCAAGACCGAGTTCACTTTTTCGATCGACCGGAGTTTCAGAGAGGTCGTCGAAAGCTGCGCCGCGACCGTTCGCAGCGATGGCGCCGGAACCTGGATCACCGCGGATTTCAAACTCGCATTCGGAGAACTTCATCGTGCGGGCGATGCCCACAGCGTCGAGGTTTGGGACGGCGATGAACTGGTCGGAGGACTCTACGGCGTCGACTCCGGCGGCGTTTTCTGCGGCGAGAGTATGTTCTTCAAACGATCAAACGCGTCCAAGTTCGCGCTGCTTTTTCTCGTCGAACATCTTCGCTCACGCGGCGCGACGTGGCTCGACATCCAAGTGATGACGCCGCATTTTGAAGCATTTGGCGCAAAAGAAATTGACCGCACGGAATTTTTGGATAAACTCGAGGAAACTTGCGCGTTGAAACTTGAACTATTTTGA
- a CDS encoding glycosyltransferase family 4 protein, which yields MKILIGMPSKDSWGGPASSEPPFVDALRAAGVEVTDEVYVYGDRDKPTPIFERIRRVVKTANRFRKILKKQEFDVIHLNTAFDLKTILRDSFSIFWMRPGSAKVFLKLHGSEAERFAETNFFVRFLISFLKRRVDGFGIHTREEMKNFLELGFDERKFHFVKNAVTIHADLPDSFVRDQKEPNGRFRLLFVSRFIPAKGLIETIRACANLRDRGFDFELIALGDGETRSEAERLVAELELTDRVHFTGYIPESDVTSHFFDCDIFVFPTRHPEGFPNVLFKAVAVGLPIVTTPVRAAADYMSEPENCLFSTQDPDNIAEKIGKLIENTQLRESMSGENLKLGKSLLPAEIAREFLAIYENLR from the coding sequence ATGAAGATTCTGATCGGAATGCCGAGCAAAGATTCCTGGGGCGGTCCGGCGTCGAGCGAACCCCCGTTCGTCGATGCTTTGCGCGCAGCGGGCGTGGAGGTTACCGACGAGGTTTACGTTTACGGTGACAGGGACAAGCCGACTCCGATCTTCGAACGCATCCGGCGTGTTGTCAAAACCGCGAATCGGTTTCGCAAAATACTGAAGAAACAGGAATTCGACGTTATCCACCTAAACACGGCGTTCGATCTCAAGACGATACTTCGGGATTCGTTCTCGATCTTTTGGATGCGCCCCGGGAGCGCGAAGGTCTTTTTGAAGCTTCACGGTTCCGAAGCCGAAAGATTTGCCGAAACGAATTTTTTCGTCCGGTTTCTGATCAGTTTCCTGAAGCGCCGCGTTGACGGTTTCGGCATCCACACGCGGGAGGAGATGAAGAATTTCCTCGAGCTCGGCTTCGACGAACGGAAATTTCATTTTGTGAAGAACGCCGTCACCATCCACGCGGATTTGCCCGATAGTTTCGTCAGGGATCAAAAGGAACCAAACGGGCGATTCCGCCTGTTGTTCGTTTCTCGCTTCATTCCGGCAAAAGGCCTGATCGAGACGATTCGCGCCTGTGCGAACCTTCGTGATCGCGGATTCGACTTTGAGCTGATCGCGCTCGGGGACGGCGAAACTCGCTCCGAAGCCGAACGTCTCGTCGCCGAACTTGAACTTACGGACCGCGTGCACTTCACGGGTTACATCCCCGAATCGGACGTCACGAGCCACTTTTTCGATTGCGATATCTTCGTTTTTCCGACGCGCCATCCCGAAGGCTTTCCAAACGTACTTTTCAAGGCGGTCGCAGTCGGGCTGCCGATCGTGACCACACCGGTCCGCGCCGCCGCCGACTATATGAGCGAGCCGGAAAACTGTCTGTTTTCGACGCAGGATCCCGATAATATTGCCGAGAAGATCGGCAAACTGATTGAAAACACACAGCTTCGCGAATCAATGAGCGGTGAAAATCTGAAACTCGGCAAGTCGCTTTTGCCCGCCGAGATCGCGAGGGAATTTCTCGCGATCTATGAGAACCTTCGGTGA
- a CDS encoding glycosyltransferase, with protein MRVLHFLDTTNRGGAETQVLDICRNALDFGLEMTFVTAQGGTLEEEFRESGAAFIRLGRKFPIDLYLASQLRRIIKERGIEVVHGYQAVEGLHLYLATRGLKNVRRVLSFQGGTVYDWKNRRTLRFLIPRMDANVVVSKGLKRLHAETDRFDTSNFTVIPNGADAKRLKPTGKSLKKELGLSGDARLIGMVGNFYAELRKDQLTVCRALPRVFDEHRNANMVFAGKIENGAEDKFADCLNFCLKNNIADRVHFLGGRSDVGDVLAALDVFVLSSRREGLPVAVSEAMLAGLPLVLSDIEPLIEVSDNGRCAEIFKTGNPDELAARLLDLLGDEDRRLALAESGRQFGIKNYSIEAHLRGLKELYERIVR; from the coding sequence ATGCGGGTTCTTCATTTTCTCGACACGACAAATCGCGGCGGCGCTGAAACGCAGGTGCTCGACATCTGCCGCAACGCGCTCGATTTCGGTCTGGAAATGACATTTGTGACGGCGCAAGGTGGAACGCTTGAAGAGGAGTTTCGCGAGTCGGGCGCGGCATTCATTCGGCTCGGGCGCAAGTTCCCGATCGATCTTTATCTTGCGTCGCAGTTGCGCCGGATCATCAAGGAGCGCGGAATCGAGGTCGTTCACGGTTATCAGGCGGTCGAGGGCCTGCACCTTTATCTTGCGACGCGCGGATTGAAGAATGTCCGAAGGGTTCTGAGTTTCCAGGGTGGAACGGTTTATGACTGGAAGAACCGTCGAACGCTTCGGTTTCTGATTCCGCGAATGGACGCGAACGTTGTCGTCAGCAAGGGTTTGAAACGGCTTCACGCCGAAACCGATCGGTTCGACACGTCGAATTTTACCGTTATCCCGAACGGTGCCGATGCAAAACGCCTTAAACCGACGGGAAAGAGTCTCAAAAAGGAACTCGGGCTTTCGGGTGACGCGCGCCTGATCGGAATGGTCGGCAATTTCTACGCCGAACTACGCAAGGATCAGTTGACGGTCTGCCGCGCGCTGCCGCGTGTGTTCGACGAGCACCGGAATGCGAATATGGTCTTTGCCGGCAAGATCGAGAACGGCGCGGAGGACAAATTCGCCGATTGTCTGAACTTTTGCTTAAAGAACAACATCGCCGACCGCGTCCATTTCCTCGGCGGACGCAGCGATGTCGGAGACGTTCTTGCGGCGCTCGACGTCTTTGTTCTTTCGTCCCGGCGCGAGGGGTTGCCGGTCGCGGTTTCGGAAGCGATGCTCGCCGGTTTGCCGCTCGTCCTGTCCGACATCGAACCGCTCATCGAAGTTTCGGACAATGGACGCTGCGCCGAGATCTTCAAGACCGGAAATCCGGACGAACTCGCCGCGCGGTTGCTGGATCTTCTCGGCGACGAGGATCGGCGCCTCGCTCTCGCGGAAAGCGGTCGGCAGTTCGGGATCAAAAACTACAGCATCGAAGCGCACCTGCGCGGTTTGAAGGAGCTTTACGAACGGATCGTACGATGA
- a CDS encoding saccharopine dehydrogenase NADP-binding domain-containing protein, with product MANFLIYGANGYTGELIARYAAERGMKPILAGRNAAGIDEIAQRFGFESRVFSLEETEKLDTALGEVDFVIHAAGPFSITSRPMAEACLRTKRHYLDITGEISVFESMALLDEHAKAAGIMVMPGVGFDVVPSDCLARHLKDRLPSATELTLAFYGLGRISHGTQATMTMNVGRGGAVRRDGEIVTVPSAYKTREIDFGEFTKTGVTIPWGDVSTAYYSTGIPNIEVYTVLPDSSRTLLKLSRYLGWLLATGPIQAVLQKQIPAGGPSDDERAKGKTYLWGHAADEDGNAVEARQFGPEGYTLTALTALKIAEKILGGEFCPGFQTPAKCYGADLILEIEGTSRDS from the coding sequence ATGGCTAATTTCCTTATTTACGGAGCAAACGGATATACCGGCGAACTGATCGCGCGGTACGCGGCCGAACGCGGGATGAAACCGATCCTCGCGGGACGCAACGCGGCCGGAATTGACGAAATCGCGCAACGATTCGGCTTCGAATCGCGCGTTTTTTCGCTTGAGGAGACCGAAAAACTCGATACAGCGCTCGGCGAGGTCGATTTCGTGATTCACGCGGCCGGACCGTTTTCGATCACGTCGCGGCCGATGGCCGAGGCGTGCCTGCGCACCAAGCGGCACTATCTCGATATAACCGGCGAGATCTCGGTGTTCGAATCGATGGCGCTCCTCGACGAACACGCAAAAGCCGCAGGCATTATGGTGATGCCGGGTGTCGGTTTCGATGTCGTACCGTCGGATTGCCTCGCGCGGCATCTTAAGGATCGCCTGCCGTCGGCGACCGAGCTGACGCTCGCGTTTTACGGGCTCGGGCGCATCTCACACGGAACGCAGGCGACGATGACGATGAACGTCGGGCGCGGCGGCGCGGTACGACGCGACGGCGAGATCGTGACCGTACCGTCGGCGTACAAGACTCGCGAGATCGATTTCGGCGAGTTCACGAAGACAGGCGTGACGATTCCGTGGGGGGATGTTTCGACGGCCTACTATTCGACCGGCATTCCCAATATTGAAGTTTATACCGTGCTGCCTGACTCGAGCCGGACGCTCTTGAAATTGAGCCGCTATCTCGGTTGGCTGCTGGCAACGGGTCCGATTCAGGCCGTCCTTCAAAAACAGATCCCGGCGGGCGGTCCGAGCGACGACGAACGGGCGAAAGGCAAGACCTATCTTTGGGGCCACGCGGCGGACGAAGACGGAAACGCCGTCGAAGCCCGCCAGTTCGGCCCCGAAGGCTATACGCTGACCGCGCTGACGGCCCTCAAGATCGCGGAGAAGATCCTCGGCGGAGAATTCTGTCCGGGTTTCCAAACACCGGCGAAATGTTACGGAGCCGATCTGATTCTCGAAATCGAAGGGACAAGTCGGGACTCTTGA